A stretch of Carnobacterium iners DNA encodes these proteins:
- the rpsJ gene encoding 30S ribosomal protein S10: MAKQKIRIRLKAYEHRILDQAAEKIVETAKRTGASVSGPIPLPTERSLYTVIRATHKYKDSREQFEMLTHKRVIDVINPTPKTVDALTKLDLPSGVDIEIKL, from the coding sequence ATGGCAAAACAAAAAATTCGTATTCGTTTAAAAGCGTATGAACATCGCATTTTAGACCAAGCAGCGGAGAAGATTGTAGAAACAGCAAAAAGAACTGGTGCTAGCGTGTCTGGTCCAATTCCATTACCGACAGAAAGAAGTCTTTATACCGTGATTCGTGCGACTCATAAATATAAAGATTCTCGTGAGCAATTTGAAATGCTTACACATAAACGTGTGATTGATGTTATCAATCCAACACCTAAAACTGTTGACGCGTTAACAAAACTTGATCTACCGTCAGGCGTAGATATCGAAATTAAACTTTAA